The Deltaproteobacteria bacterium region TCGAGCCGACCTCGTCGACGCAGACCGAGTCCCACTGGTTGTTGCAGCAGTACGCGTCGGCGGCGCAGATGTCGGCCACGCACGCGTCGCACGCCGCGTCGAGGCGCGAACCGGTCGCGCACACGTCGTGCGCGCATTCGTTGGGCGGGCAGGCGCCGCAGTCCTCGGGGCAGCTCGCGCAGTCCTCGGTCGCCGCGCAGGTGCCGTTGCCGCAGGTCTCCCCGCCGCCGCCACCGCCGCCGTCGATCGCGTTCGGCGGCAGCGCGCTGCCCATGTCGTCGATCACGTTCTGAATGCGTACGGCGAGGCCGCTGCAGCCCGTGGTCGACCCGCAGTGGTGGAGCGCCACGACCCGGTGGTCGGCGTAGCCGATGACCGGCGAGCCCGACGAGCCGCCGAGCGTGTCGGCGCTGTAGGTCACCTGTTGGGTGCCGCACGTCGCGCCGCCGTTGCCGTTGATCGACTCGACGGTGACGTTGGCGCCGCCCTGCTGCATGGCGATCCGCTTGCCCCACGCCGACGAGTGCTCGGGAATGTAGATGCGCTCGCCGACCTCGGCGCCGGTGGGGCGAAGTTGCAGGTAGCCGTACGTCGACGTGGGGTTCACCGGCAACTTCACGAGCGCGTAGTCGTAGGTCTTGCTGGTCTTGACGAGCGTCGACGTGGTCGCGACGATCGTGCCGGAGCACGCCCCGCCGGACTTGCAGTTGCTGCTGCACGACGCGCCCTCGGCCATGAAGTCGAAGCTGGTGTTGGCCGCCGCGGATGCCGACCCGATGCAGTGGTTGTTGGTGACCACGTGGCCTTCGCTGCCGAGCAGCCAGCCGGTGCACGCGGCGTTGCCGTTGATGATCAGCCGGGCGACGGCGCGCGCCTTGTCGTAGGCGGTGGGCTCGCTGCTCTTGTAGCAGACCGCGTTGAGGCTGTCGTCGGCGCCGCAGAACGCCAGCGGCTGCGGTTGCGACTGCATCGTCGCCCACGAAAAGCCCGACGCCGCGCGGTCGATCACGACCGCACCCGCCGGCATCGGCTCGGGCGTGTACAGCTCGACGACCGCGCGATTGCCCCACACGTGGATGCCCCAAAATCCGTCGGACACGGCGAGGCGGTTGGCGACGTCCTCGGCCGTGTACGTCCACGTCCGGTGGCCGTCTTCGGATCGGACGACGAGGCGGGCGCCGGCCGGCAGGTCGGCGACCTCGAAGTGCGGTGCGACGTAGCTCGCATCGTCGTTCCCGGTGAGCACGGTGGTCCACACCGGTTCCGTCGGGTCGCCGAGGTCGGCCGCGGTGATCGCGGGCGACTGGACCGCGAGTTCCTCGACCGTGCCGACCTGCGTCGGCCCCGGGCCGTCGGCGTCCGCGCCGTCGTCACCGG contains the following coding sequences:
- a CDS encoding serine protease; the encoded protein is MSATEPNSRTPSRSARSSTCGWTENPARRRAPNPNEETMPRFRNTLWLFICAAGLATAVAAGGCAPGEVTGDGTLEPGDPGDDGADADGPGPTQVGTVEELAVQSPAITAADLGDPTEPVWTTVLTGNDDASYVAPHFEVADLPAGARLVVRSEDGHRTWTYTAEDVANRLAVSDGFWGIHVWGNRAVVELYTPEPMPAGAVVIDRAASGFSWATMQSQPQPLAFCGADDSLNAVCYKSSEPTAYDKARAVARLIINGNAACTGWLLGSEGHVVTNNHCIGSASAAANTSFDFMAEGASCSSNCKSGGACSGTIVATTSTLVKTSKTYDYALVKLPVNPTSTYGYLQLRPTGAEVGERIYIPEHSSAWGKRIAMQQGGANVTVESINGNGGATCGTQQVTYSADTLGGSSGSPVIGYADHRVVALHHCGSTTGCSGLAVRIQNVIDDMGSALPPNAIDGGGGGGGETCGNGTCAATEDCASCPEDCGACPPNECAHDVCATGSRLDAACDACVADICAADAYCCNNQWDSVCVDEVGSICGQTCGGGGGGGGGGGGAECIHTPCVTGAKLDPACHWCVTDICDADPYCCNVYWDSVCVGEIETVCNAQCVSG